In the genome of Chloroflexota bacterium, one region contains:
- a CDS encoding iron ABC transporter permease encodes MAVLTVRVQVGRSRLSARPVLIAGTVTVLSFVVIYPIVLLLINSFVLSRPWQTPQYGLDAWRFALLDRSMIEAMRNTLLLALVHQSISLPIAIVIAWLLGRTDIPGARALEFFFWVAFFLPIIPTVQAWILLLDPNYGLVNALVHRLPFVPAGAGPFNIFSFWGIVWMHLVTSTIAIKVMLFTPAFRNLDASLEEASTVSGASALRTLWRVTVPALAPALATVMVLALVRAFQAVEIELILGMPVGLFVFGSKIFDLTREEPPFYGAATAMGTYVMLLMVPLIIVHRRLTSARQFTTITSSYKPQPTRLRGWRWPAFGFVLVAGLFMTLVPVVFLLLGSFMKIYGVFEVPDGAFTVENWSAVLGDPALLGLVRNTLSLAVGGATLSVALYSTVAYVLVRWRFPLRDVLDTLTWIPAALPGILLALAWFWIFLRTPILNNLAGSIWALILVSGLSGMTLAVQLMKAGLLQLGPELEEASQVAGASWLTTARTIVVPLFAPTMVVLWVFSFVVAASNAILPALLASPASKPLALRQLEFVLAGDAERSSIIGIMLVILSIGVAVIARLLGFRVGLSRVL; translated from the coding sequence GTGGCAGTTCTCACCGTGCGCGTCCAGGTTGGCCGATCGCGCTTGAGCGCGCGGCCAGTATTGATCGCCGGCACCGTCACCGTTCTCTCGTTCGTCGTGATCTATCCGATCGTGCTGCTGCTGATCAACAGCTTCGTGCTCTCCAGGCCGTGGCAGACACCGCAATACGGACTCGACGCCTGGCGGTTTGCCCTTCTCGATCGGAGCATGATCGAGGCCATGCGGAACACGCTGCTGCTCGCGTTGGTCCACCAGTCGATCTCGCTGCCAATCGCGATCGTCATCGCGTGGCTCTTGGGACGCACCGACATACCGGGCGCGCGAGCGCTGGAGTTCTTCTTCTGGGTCGCCTTTTTCCTCCCCATCATTCCCACGGTGCAGGCGTGGATCCTCCTTCTCGACCCAAACTACGGCTTGGTGAACGCGCTCGTCCACCGGCTGCCGTTCGTGCCCGCTGGCGCCGGGCCCTTCAACATCTTCTCGTTCTGGGGCATCGTGTGGATGCACCTGGTCACGTCCACCATCGCGATCAAGGTCATGTTGTTTACCCCGGCATTCCGGAACCTGGACGCCTCCCTCGAGGAGGCGTCGACGGTCAGCGGTGCGAGCGCGCTGCGAACGTTGTGGCGCGTGACGGTGCCCGCGCTCGCCCCGGCGCTTGCGACGGTCATGGTGCTGGCGCTCGTGCGCGCGTTTCAAGCCGTGGAGATCGAGCTGATCCTGGGGATGCCGGTCGGTCTCTTCGTGTTCGGGTCGAAGATCTTCGACCTGACTCGGGAGGAGCCGCCCTTTTACGGCGCCGCCACGGCGATGGGCACATACGTCATGCTGCTCATGGTGCCGCTGATCATCGTGCACCGGCGGCTCACGTCGGCGCGTCAGTTCACGACCATCACCAGCTCGTACAAGCCGCAGCCGACCCGGCTGCGCGGCTGGCGCTGGCCGGCTTTTGGGTTCGTTCTGGTGGCCGGTCTCTTCATGACGCTCGTGCCCGTCGTGTTCCTGTTGCTTGGCAGCTTCATGAAGATCTACGGCGTGTTCGAGGTGCCCGACGGCGCCTTCACCGTGGAGAACTGGTCCGCTGTGCTGGGAGACCCCGCGCTGCTGGGCCTGGTCCGAAACACGCTCTCCCTGGCCGTCGGAGGGGCGACGCTTTCGGTGGCGCTGTACAGCACCGTCGCATACGTCCTGGTGCGGTGGCGCTTCCCGCTGCGAGACGTGCTGGACACGCTCACGTGGATCCCGGCTGCGCTCCCGGGCATCCTGCTGGCGCTGGCGTGGTTCTGGATCTTTCTGCGGACGCCCATCCTCAACAACCTGGCCGGCTCGATCTGGGCGCTGATCCTGGTGTCGGGCTTGAGCGGTATGACGCTCGCCGTTCAGCTCATGAAGGCGGGCCTCCTCCAGCTCGGGCCCGAGCTGGAGGAGGCGTCTCAGGTCGCCGGAGCGAGCTGGCTCACGACGGCGCGAACGATCGTCGTGCCGCTCTTCGCTCCCACGATGGTCGTGCTGTGGGTCTTCAGCTTCGTCGTGGCCGCGAGCAACGCGATCCTGCCGGCGCTGCTGGCGTCGCCGGCCAGCAAGCCCCTGGCGCTACGGCAGCTCGAATTCGTCCTCGCCGGGGATGCCGAGCGCAGCTCGATCATCGGCATCATGCTGGTCATCTTGAGCATCGGTGTCGCGGTCATCGCCCGCCTGCTGGGCTTCCGGGTGGGTCTCAGTCGCGTTCTCTAG
- a CDS encoding LysM peptidoglycan-binding domain-containing protein, giving the protein MDAAGPSAKPEASTHAGEHPHRALPHARLLVWVGATLLLAAGLIGLRLWVASHSASLAEVTESAPPITVAAQGDIARATPPALPSLRNYTVMAGDSLTSIAAAFDTTPDAVSALNDLDDPDVISIGQELMVPAEGSTLVSADPTADLSSIARSYGLDPALLAAYNGLDASRIDQPLGRTGLLVPLEVAGQSAAASLADSSASSATYTVVEGDSLLSIAAQLNVDPDDLASANDIADPDLIVAGDELRIPGN; this is encoded by the coding sequence GTGGACGCGGCAGGACCCAGCGCGAAGCCCGAGGCCTCGACCCACGCCGGCGAACACCCCCACCGCGCGCTCCCCCACGCGCGCCTGCTGGTCTGGGTCGGGGCCACCCTCCTCCTCGCGGCCGGCCTCATCGGCCTGCGGCTCTGGGTCGCCAGCCATAGTGCTTCGCTGGCCGAGGTCACCGAGTCCGCTCCGCCAATCACCGTCGCGGCGCAAGGCGACATCGCTCGGGCCACCCCACCGGCCCTTCCGTCCCTCCGGAATTACACGGTCATGGCTGGCGACTCCCTCACCTCCATCGCGGCGGCCTTCGACACCACCCCGGATGCTGTCAGCGCCCTGAACGACCTCGACGATCCCGACGTGATCAGCATCGGGCAAGAGTTGATGGTGCCGGCCGAGGGAAGCACGTTGGTTTCCGCGGACCCGACGGCGGATCTCAGCTCGATCGCGCGGAGCTATGGTCTGGATCCCGCCCTCCTCGCCGCCTATAACGGGCTCGACGCGAGCCGTATTGACCAGCCGCTGGGGCGCACCGGACTGCTCGTCCCGTTGGAGGTCGCCGGTCAGAGCGCGGCCGCGTCTCTCGCCGATTCCTCGGCCTCGAGCGCGACCTACACTGTGGTGGAGGGTGACTCCCTCTTGTCCATCGCGGCCCAGTTGAACGTGGACCCCGATGACCTGGCCTCGGCCAACGACATCGCCGATCCCGACCTGATCGTGGCCGGAGACGAGCTGCGGATCCCCGGCAATTGA
- a CDS encoding MarR family transcriptional regulator, with the protein MPAGQRPTVSALAERLQIRHHSAVELLDRLVHSGLVVRTSDPSDHRLVLLSLTPKGESTVHRLALVHRAELESVGPALVRALQALLAADQSSAPAQPHASSSLVRRSHGRSRSGPPPERAPP; encoded by the coding sequence ATGCCAGCGGGGCAGCGACCAACGGTGAGCGCGCTGGCGGAACGCCTGCAGATCCGCCACCACAGCGCCGTGGAGCTGCTGGATCGCCTGGTCCACAGCGGACTCGTTGTGCGCACATCGGATCCGTCGGACCACCGACTGGTCCTCCTGTCGCTCACCCCGAAGGGTGAATCGACCGTGCACCGCCTCGCCCTCGTCCATCGGGCGGAGCTGGAATCGGTTGGTCCAGCGCTGGTGCGGGCGCTCCAAGCGCTGCTTGCCGCGGATCAATCGAGCGCGCCGGCCCAACCCCACGCGTCCTCATCATTGGTACGGAGAAGCCATGGCAGGAGCAGAAGTGGACCGCCACCGGAGCGCGCGCCTCCCTGA
- a CDS encoding chloride channel protein: MAGAEVDRHRSARLPELGRRVLDLAARLGHNESTGRLGDFTTTGRVVPISILATGIGALSAFVAFGLLRLIGLFTNIFFFGRIDTALVSPAGNQLGAGEIAIPVAGGILIGLMARFGSERIRGHGIPEAIEAILINGSRVDPKLAILKPLSSAVSIGSGGPFGAEGPIIMTGGAFGSLIGQLFHLTGAERKTVLVAGAAGGMSATFASPVAAVLLAVELLLFEWKPRSVIPVALASTTAAGVRAHLLGTGPLFPVPDHAAFIGIHGLAACALVGLFAGAGSGMLTFAVYSSEDAFHRLPIHWMWWPAIGGLVVGAGGLLFPQALGVGYDTIGSLLQGSVTGTVVLGVLIVKSVIWAISLGSGTSGGVLAPLLMIGGALGALESTFLPGEGPGFWPLVSMCAMLGGTMRSPFTAVVFGLELTHDVNAMLPLLVAVVVAHGFTVLVLRRSILTEKVSRRGYHIARDYSTDPLETHVVREVMRTNPLTFAVGQTVEQAAQHLDNIPDARKQRLFPVVDDRGRLIGVVTDSELTDAANETADRGRSVNVGAIAHVRAVIAYSDETLRAVAFRMAASGRTRLPVTDRLSSQLLGLISVSDLLKARAVHWHEESRRERVLAAIPVLRWSLRAKGREIGADQLA, encoded by the coding sequence ATGGCAGGAGCAGAAGTGGACCGCCACCGGAGCGCGCGCCTCCCTGAGCTGGGGCGGCGGGTCCTCGACCTCGCCGCCCGTCTCGGACACAACGAGTCGACCGGCCGTTTGGGCGACTTCACCACCACGGGCCGAGTCGTCCCGATCTCGATCCTGGCGACCGGCATCGGCGCCCTGAGCGCGTTCGTCGCGTTTGGACTCCTTCGCTTGATCGGGCTTTTCACCAACATATTCTTCTTCGGCCGCATCGATACCGCGCTCGTGTCGCCGGCCGGCAACCAGCTCGGCGCTGGTGAGATCGCCATCCCGGTCGCAGGCGGGATCCTCATCGGGTTGATGGCGCGCTTCGGGTCGGAACGCATTCGCGGGCACGGCATTCCGGAGGCCATCGAGGCGATCCTGATCAACGGGAGCCGAGTCGATCCCAAGCTGGCCATCCTGAAGCCCCTCTCTTCGGCCGTCTCCATCGGATCCGGCGGCCCGTTCGGCGCTGAAGGGCCGATCATCATGACCGGAGGCGCGTTTGGCTCCCTCATCGGACAGCTCTTCCATCTCACCGGGGCCGAGCGCAAGACCGTCCTCGTGGCGGGCGCCGCCGGCGGCATGTCCGCGACGTTCGCGTCGCCGGTGGCCGCGGTTCTCCTCGCCGTGGAGCTGCTCCTTTTCGAGTGGAAGCCCCGCAGCGTCATTCCAGTCGCCCTCGCCAGCACCACCGCCGCCGGCGTTCGCGCCCACCTCTTGGGCACCGGTCCGCTATTTCCCGTTCCTGACCATGCGGCCTTCATCGGCATCCATGGGCTGGCGGCCTGTGCGCTCGTGGGTCTGTTCGCCGGGGCCGGGTCCGGCATGCTCACGTTCGCCGTCTACAGCTCTGAGGATGCCTTTCATCGGCTTCCCATCCACTGGATGTGGTGGCCCGCGATCGGCGGGCTGGTCGTCGGCGCGGGTGGTCTGCTCTTCCCTCAGGCCCTCGGCGTCGGATACGACACCATCGGGTCGCTTCTCCAGGGCAGCGTGACGGGAACCGTCGTCCTCGGCGTGCTCATCGTGAAATCGGTGATCTGGGCGATTTCGCTCGGCTCCGGGACTTCCGGCGGGGTCCTGGCGCCGCTCCTCATGATCGGCGGCGCACTGGGCGCGCTGGAGAGCACGTTCCTGCCCGGCGAGGGACCGGGTTTCTGGCCCCTCGTCAGTATGTGCGCGATGCTGGGCGGCACGATGCGCTCGCCCTTCACCGCGGTCGTCTTCGGGCTCGAGCTGACCCACGATGTCAACGCCATGCTCCCCCTGCTGGTTGCCGTGGTGGTCGCCCACGGATTCACGGTGCTCGTCTTGCGGCGGTCCATCCTCACCGAAAAGGTCAGCCGGCGGGGCTACCACATCGCCCGGGACTATTCCACCGATCCACTCGAAACCCATGTGGTGCGGGAAGTCATGCGCACCAATCCACTCACCTTCGCTGTGGGCCAGACGGTCGAACAAGCGGCGCAGCACTTGGACAATATCCCCGACGCGCGGAAACAGCGCCTGTTCCCGGTCGTGGATGATCGGGGCCGCCTCATCGGCGTGGTGACCGACTCGGAGCTAACGGACGCGGCCAACGAAACCGCGGACCGGGGAAGGTCGGTAAACGTCGGCGCCATCGCCCACGTGCGAGCCGTTATCGCGTATTCCGACGAGACCCTCCGCGCGGTCGCGTTCCGGATGGCGGCATCTGGGCGAACCCGTCTCCCCGTCACCGATCGGCTGTCCTCCCAGCTCCTCGGCTTGATCTCCGTGAGCGATCTCTTGAAAGCCCGCGCCGTGCACTGGCATGAAGAGTCGCGGCGCGAGCGCGTTCTCGCGGCCATTCCAGTCCTTCGTTGGTCTCTTCGTGCGAAGGGCAGGGAGATCGGCGCCGACCAGCTCGCCTGA
- a CDS encoding cupin domain-containing protein, producing the protein MAIDASKATDTTRAVARQVSAYDQWIQSIGIPIHKGYFQEDLRTVPLGEWEERECNAAIIQLAGQEGVTEGRVTEIAPGQTLPPVRFALDEAVYVLDGRGLATVWASENGPKRTFEWQKHSLFMLPRNHTYQLSNVQGHATARLLHYNALPTAMAIVPDPKFFFNNPYIDDSVLAGEDFYSEAVIGTSTSLRGQRAIWRGNFFPDMRAWDRLVPFKGRGAGGHVVWIEYPKSPLTNHMSVFPARSYKKAHRHGPGVQIVIPAGEGYSIMWPEGEEKVIIPWHEGSTFVPPDRWFHQHFNIGGEPARYLAFHTPRGIGRYSERVEDLARDQIEYPDEEPFIREKFESELAKRGLKSIMPEVAYQDRNYEWDYEEEG; encoded by the coding sequence ATGGCGATCGACGCGAGCAAGGCAACCGATACCACGCGCGCGGTGGCTCGGCAGGTCAGCGCATATGACCAGTGGATCCAGTCGATCGGGATCCCCATCCACAAGGGCTACTTCCAGGAGGACCTGCGCACGGTTCCCCTCGGCGAGTGGGAAGAGCGCGAGTGCAACGCCGCCATCATCCAGCTCGCGGGCCAGGAGGGCGTCACGGAGGGCCGGGTGACCGAGATAGCGCCCGGCCAGACGCTGCCCCCCGTGCGCTTCGCCTTGGACGAGGCGGTCTACGTGCTCGATGGACGCGGCCTTGCCACCGTTTGGGCGTCGGAGAATGGACCCAAGCGTACGTTCGAATGGCAGAAGCACAGCCTGTTCATGCTCCCGCGCAATCACACCTACCAGCTCTCCAACGTGCAGGGCCACGCCACCGCTCGCCTCCTGCACTACAACGCGCTCCCCACAGCGATGGCCATCGTCCCGGATCCGAAGTTCTTCTTCAACAATCCATATATCGACGACAGCGTCCTCGCCGGAGAGGACTTCTACTCCGAAGCGGTCATCGGCACGTCGACGAGCCTGCGCGGTCAGCGGGCGATCTGGCGGGGGAACTTCTTCCCCGACATGCGCGCCTGGGACCGTCTCGTTCCCTTCAAGGGACGCGGCGCCGGCGGACACGTCGTCTGGATCGAATACCCGAAGTCGCCCCTCACGAACCACATGTCCGTCTTCCCGGCCCGGAGCTACAAGAAGGCCCACCGCCACGGGCCAGGCGTCCAGATCGTGATCCCGGCGGGTGAGGGCTACTCGATCATGTGGCCCGAGGGCGAGGAGAAGGTGATCATTCCGTGGCACGAGGGAAGCACCTTCGTGCCGCCGGATCGCTGGTTCCACCAGCACTTCAACATCGGCGGCGAGCCGGCGCGCTACCTGGCGTTCCACACGCCCCGTGGAATCGGCCGCTACTCGGAGCGGGTGGAAGACCTCGCGCGCGACCAGATCGAGTATCCGGACGAGGAGCCCTTCATTCGCGAGAAGTTCGAGTCGGAGCTGGCGAAGCGCGGCCTGAAGAGCATCATGCCGGAGGTCGCGTACCAGGACCGCAACTACGAGTGGGACTACGAGGAGGAAGGCTGA
- a CDS encoding SDR family oxidoreductase, with protein sequence MVDSSIEGRVAIVTGAASPIGLGRAMSLALVRAGARVAMVDVDRASLDRSVADARAIGGADCALAVVGDVTRPEDAERVVRETLRAMGGLHILLNNAGINPVIRGQEPGPLFGQIPIEDWTRTVAVNVNGPFFMARAAVRHLVAQGWGRIIGVTTSLDTMIRAAPYGPSKAAHEALMAVIAREVEGTGVTANVLIPGGATRTNMTRDRWADTMLDPEVMQAPAVWLASGNSDGVNGRRIIAELWDEELPIAERLAKAAAPIAWPQLGRAGAAARPS encoded by the coding sequence ATGGTGGACAGCTCGATCGAGGGACGGGTGGCGATCGTGACCGGCGCGGCGAGCCCGATCGGACTTGGACGGGCGATGTCGCTGGCGCTCGTCCGCGCTGGGGCCCGGGTGGCGATGGTCGACGTCGACCGAGCGTCGCTGGACCGAAGCGTCGCGGATGCGCGGGCGATTGGTGGCGCAGACTGCGCGCTTGCCGTGGTGGGCGATGTAACGCGGCCCGAGGACGCAGAGCGCGTTGTCCGCGAAACGCTCCGCGCGATGGGCGGGCTGCACATCTTGCTCAACAACGCGGGGATCAACCCGGTGATTCGAGGCCAGGAGCCCGGCCCGCTCTTCGGCCAGATTCCGATCGAAGATTGGACCCGAACGGTGGCGGTGAACGTGAACGGCCCATTCTTCATGGCGCGCGCCGCCGTCCGACACCTCGTGGCTCAGGGCTGGGGCCGCATCATCGGCGTCACGACGAGCCTGGACACGATGATCCGCGCCGCTCCATACGGTCCGTCAAAAGCCGCGCATGAGGCGCTGATGGCCGTCATCGCGCGCGAGGTGGAAGGCACCGGCGTTACGGCCAACGTCCTGATCCCCGGAGGGGCCACGCGGACGAACATGACGCGCGACCGCTGGGCCGACACGATGCTCGATCCGGAGGTCATGCAGGCGCCCGCCGTCTGGCTCGCCTCGGGAAACTCTGACGGCGTCAACGGGCGGCGGATCATCGCGGAGCTCTGGGACGAGGAGCTGCCGATCGCCGAGCGACTGGCGAAAGCCGCGGCGCCGATCGCGTGGCCGCAGCTCGGGCGAGCCGGCGCCGCGGCTCGCCCGTCCTAG
- a CDS encoding cupin domain-containing protein, whose amino-acid sequence MAQAVQSPTQPYTVFDVDTTKVVRGHSQAVARSPMMTVLVHRWESGGEVQLHTHPFQDATWTVLQGRVKFYGENDEVLGDLGPHQGIFIPGGTYYWFENTSDVELVMTRVSTTVPRELRSEDPGDLDEYGRRFKARPS is encoded by the coding sequence ATGGCACAGGCGGTCCAGAGTCCAACCCAGCCGTACACCGTGTTTGACGTGGACACCACGAAAGTCGTCCGGGGACACTCTCAGGCCGTGGCACGGAGCCCGATGATGACGGTCCTCGTCCACCGCTGGGAGTCGGGCGGAGAGGTGCAGCTGCACACGCACCCGTTTCAGGACGCGACGTGGACGGTCCTCCAGGGGCGAGTGAAGTTCTACGGCGAGAACGACGAGGTCCTTGGCGACCTCGGGCCGCACCAGGGCATCTTCATCCCCGGCGGAACCTACTACTGGTTCGAGAACACGAGCGACGTGGAGCTGGTGATGACTCGCGTCTCGACGACCGTACCACGGGAGCTGCGCTCGGAAGACCCGGGCGACCTCGACGAGTACGGTCGCCGGTTCAAAGCCCGACCGTCGTAA
- a CDS encoding ZIP family metal transporter → MTGLAAIAAASVSFFSTLAGGVVALRWSGRVNSLAAFASGLILGAAFFDLLPDAVERADALGLGPGMPLGAALVGFLAFHSLERFLHHHHAEDEGPSAAGIVGAAGFVVHSLFDGLAIGLGFQISMDLGVLVAVAVIGHDFSDGLNTMSYLVTHRQPMGRARGVLLADAIAPTVGAAIATAIPFPDVVFPLGIGCFSGLFVYAGATRLLPRAEALPPMRSVMLTTVGAGFLLLVSRLA, encoded by the coding sequence ATGACCGGACTCGCCGCGATCGCCGCCGCCAGCGTGTCTTTCTTCTCCACGTTGGCTGGTGGCGTCGTCGCCCTGCGATGGTCGGGCCGGGTCAACAGCCTGGCGGCATTCGCCAGTGGGTTGATCTTGGGCGCCGCGTTCTTCGACCTCCTCCCCGATGCGGTGGAGCGCGCCGACGCCCTCGGACTCGGCCCGGGTATGCCGTTGGGCGCGGCCTTGGTGGGCTTTCTCGCCTTTCATAGCCTAGAACGGTTTCTGCACCACCACCATGCGGAGGATGAGGGCCCGAGCGCGGCCGGCATCGTCGGCGCCGCCGGCTTCGTGGTCCACAGCCTCTTCGACGGGCTCGCGATCGGCCTGGGCTTCCAGATCAGCATGGATCTCGGGGTCCTCGTCGCGGTGGCCGTCATCGGACACGACTTTTCAGACGGCCTCAACACGATGAGTTATCTGGTAACGCACCGACAGCCCATGGGGCGCGCGCGCGGCGTGCTCCTTGCCGACGCAATCGCGCCGACGGTCGGAGCGGCCATCGCGACAGCCATCCCGTTCCCCGACGTGGTGTTCCCCCTGGGCATCGGGTGCTTCTCGGGGTTATTCGTCTACGCGGGTGCGACGCGCCTTCTGCCGCGCGCCGAGGCGCTGCCGCCGATGCGCTCGGTCATGCTGACCACCGTCGGCGCGGGCTTTCTCCTCCTGGTGAGCCGGCTCGCGTAG
- a CDS encoding Hsp20/alpha crystallin family protein — translation MAIARWDPFSEMISLRKVMDRLFEEALVRPPSLASGDSFGAPPMDIYETPDELVVTASLPGIKPEDLDVTIANDRLRIQGETRRKEDVKDEQYHRQERRFGRFYREIALPVSVKSDAVRADFTDGILTLHMPKAEEAKPRRIQIEAGRTPQLSESTRAA, via the coding sequence ATGGCGATCGCGCGCTGGGACCCATTTTCCGAGATGATCAGCCTCCGCAAGGTGATGGACCGCCTCTTCGAAGAGGCCTTGGTGCGTCCGCCGAGCCTCGCGTCCGGCGATTCCTTCGGTGCCCCGCCCATGGACATCTACGAAACCCCCGACGAGCTGGTCGTGACCGCGTCGCTCCCGGGCATCAAGCCCGAGGACCTCGACGTGACGATCGCGAACGATCGGCTGCGCATCCAGGGCGAGACGCGTCGCAAAGAGGACGTGAAAGATGAGCAGTACCATCGTCAGGAGCGCCGCTTCGGCCGCTTCTATCGTGAGATCGCGCTTCCCGTGAGCGTCAAGAGCGACGCCGTTCGCGCGGATTTCACGGACGGCATCCTGACCTTGCACATGCCCAAGGCGGAAGAGGCAAAGCCGCGGCGCATCCAAATCGAAGCCGGCAGGACCCCACAACTGAGCGAGTCCACGCGGGCCGCCTGA
- a CDS encoding amidohydrolase family protein yields the protein MAIATDLTGEVLISADSHVSEDPDLWVNRLPSEFRDAAPRFPKRQEGGQGRFEGKTGGWDPNERLKEMATDGVSAEVLYPTLGLRLFGMDDPALQEACFRVYNDWLLEYCSVALDRLLGVACVSAYNIDQAVREMERTRKAGMVSALIWQAPHPDLPFSSDHYNRLWAASQDLDMPISLHILTGHNYSKNGLGPTAGRSGVEHYRGSVNLKTFDAVNAFFDLIFYGVLERFPRLRIVNVENEIGWIPFFLQQWDYYYRRFHETNPPPISETPSSYFYRQVYVTFFDDAVGGRLFDWWGVENCMWSNDYPHPNSTWPHSREVIARDLGHLPTDVRRKLVCDNVARLFNLRVPAPIG from the coding sequence ATGGCGATTGCGACAGACCTCACGGGCGAAGTCCTCATCTCGGCCGATTCCCACGTCTCAGAAGATCCCGACCTGTGGGTGAACCGGCTTCCGTCCGAGTTTCGCGACGCTGCGCCGCGATTCCCCAAGCGCCAGGAGGGCGGCCAGGGACGCTTCGAAGGTAAGACGGGCGGGTGGGACCCCAACGAACGGCTCAAAGAAATGGCGACCGACGGCGTGAGCGCCGAAGTCCTCTACCCCACGCTCGGCCTGCGACTTTTCGGAATGGACGATCCGGCTCTCCAAGAGGCGTGCTTCCGCGTATACAACGACTGGCTGTTGGAATACTGCTCCGTAGCGCTCGACCGGCTGCTCGGGGTGGCCTGCGTCTCGGCATACAACATCGACCAGGCCGTGCGGGAGATGGAGCGCACGCGCAAGGCCGGCATGGTGAGCGCTCTCATCTGGCAGGCCCCGCACCCTGACCTGCCCTTTTCCTCAGACCACTACAACCGGCTGTGGGCGGCCTCGCAAGATTTGGACATGCCCATCAGTCTCCACATCCTCACCGGGCACAACTACAGCAAGAACGGCCTCGGACCCACGGCCGGGCGATCCGGCGTCGAGCACTACCGCGGGAGCGTGAACCTCAAGACGTTCGACGCGGTGAACGCCTTCTTCGACCTCATCTTCTATGGGGTCCTGGAGCGCTTCCCGCGCCTGCGCATCGTGAACGTCGAGAACGAGATCGGCTGGATCCCGTTCTTCCTGCAGCAGTGGGATTACTACTATCGACGGTTCCACGAAACGAATCCACCACCCATCTCCGAAACGCCCAGCAGCTATTTCTACCGCCAGGTATACGTGACCTTCTTCGACGACGCCGTCGGCGGGCGGCTATTCGACTGGTGGGGCGTCGAGAACTGCATGTGGTCCAACGACTACCCCCACCCGAACTCGACGTGGCCTCACTCGCGCGAGGTCATCGCCAGGGACCTGGGTCATCTGCCCACGGACGTCCGGCGCAAGCTCGTCTGCGACAACGTGGCCCGGCTGTTCAACCTGCGGGTCCCGGCGCCGATTGGCTGA
- a CDS encoding ABC transporter substrate-binding protein, which yields MMRTVFALVPILLIAAAACSGRGSAAGGGSQSAPASTGDATSSQSPAQHATLKVAYVPVLAFAPLYRAIAKGYFSAVGIDVDLTVVQSASDVVAFLGTGQMDVGLGNVGAPFYNAVNRGLEVRVVAGNSENQRDPATLVAAPLLIRRQLADDGSVRSPSDLRGRKVAINAPAGIQEYSLSKLLAASQLALSDVDVQYVPFPDMLAGLNNGAIDAAMLPEPFSAKAREQGVASVLVANPAPGATVTAVLFGTNLLKSDAVQTGRAFLSAMRKAANELQSEGEIFSDENLAIWAQYTGVAPDDIRKGAPYAYARDLALDPQSLTDQQRFLLGEGRLDFTEPLPVNRIVDDRFSSAG from the coding sequence ATGATGCGAACTGTATTCGCCCTCGTACCGATCCTCCTCATCGCGGCGGCCGCGTGCAGCGGGCGCGGTTCCGCGGCCGGCGGTGGCAGCCAGTCGGCGCCGGCCAGCACCGGCGACGCCACCTCGAGCCAATCGCCGGCGCAGCATGCGACCCTGAAGGTCGCGTACGTACCGGTGCTCGCCTTCGCTCCGCTCTACCGCGCCATTGCCAAGGGCTACTTTTCCGCCGTTGGCATCGATGTCGACCTCACGGTAGTCCAGAGCGCGTCGGACGTGGTCGCGTTCCTGGGGACGGGCCAAATGGACGTGGGCCTCGGAAATGTTGGCGCGCCGTTTTACAACGCCGTGAATCGCGGGCTCGAGGTCCGCGTGGTGGCCGGCAACTCCGAGAATCAGCGCGATCCTGCGACGCTGGTCGCGGCGCCGCTGCTGATTCGGCGCCAGCTTGCCGATGACGGCTCGGTCCGATCGCCGTCGGACCTTCGTGGCCGGAAGGTGGCGATCAACGCCCCGGCCGGCATCCAGGAATACAGCTTGTCGAAGCTCCTGGCGGCGTCGCAGCTCGCGCTGAGCGACGTCGACGTCCAGTACGTGCCGTTTCCCGACATGCTCGCCGGGCTGAACAACGGCGCGATCGACGCGGCGATGCTGCCCGAGCCGTTTTCGGCGAAAGCGCGAGAGCAAGGGGTCGCCTCGGTCCTCGTGGCGAATCCCGCGCCGGGCGCAACGGTGACGGCTGTGCTGTTCGGCACGAATCTACTGAAATCCGATGCGGTCCAGACCGGCCGTGCGTTCTTGAGCGCGATGCGAAAGGCGGCCAATGAGCTGCAGAGCGAAGGAGAGATCTTCTCCGACGAGAATCTGGCAATCTGGGCGCAGTACACCGGCGTCGCCCCGGACGACATCCGCAAGGGCGCGCCGTATGCCTATGCGCGTGATCTCGCCCTCGATCCGCAAAGCCTCACCGACCAGCAGCGCTTCCTGCTGGGCGAGGGTCGCCTCGACTTTACCGAGCCGTTGCCCGTGAATCGGATCGTCGACGACCGGTTCTCATCCGCCGGCTGA